A single genomic interval of Lentimicrobium saccharophilum harbors:
- a CDS encoding SagB/ThcOx family dehydrogenase, with protein MKELFFSVLFAFSLMTPDFVFSQEGEIPLSPPDLKSGKPLMQALSERSSHREFSEEMLSQEHLSGLLWAACGINRPESGKRTAPSARNWQDVQVYVFLKEGIYLYDEAGHKLVQVVAGDHRKASGMQDFVEKAPVNLVYVSDYDRMKEAQDKSLYSGLSAGYISQNVYLYCASEGLNTVMRAMVDREAMHSLMNLKPSQHVVGAQTVGYRP; from the coding sequence ATGAAAGAATTGTTTTTTTCCGTTTTATTCGCGTTCAGCCTTATGACACCAGATTTTGTCTTTTCCCAGGAGGGGGAGATTCCTTTATCCCCGCCTGATCTGAAATCGGGCAAGCCGCTGATGCAGGCATTGAGTGAACGGAGTAGCCACCGTGAATTCAGTGAAGAGATGCTTTCGCAGGAACATCTGTCTGGATTGCTGTGGGCTGCCTGCGGCATCAACCGTCCGGAAAGCGGAAAACGCACCGCACCCTCGGCCCGCAACTGGCAGGATGTGCAGGTATATGTGTTTCTGAAAGAAGGAATTTATCTTTATGATGAAGCGGGACATAAACTTGTGCAGGTTGTCGCGGGCGATCACCGGAAAGCTTCCGGGATGCAGGATTTTGTAGAAAAAGCGCCTGTAAATCTGGTATATGTTTCCGACTATGACCGTATGAAGGAAGCACAGGATAAATCTTTGTATTCCGGTTTGAGTGCGGGATATATTTCACAGAATGTTTATCTCTATTGCGCTTCCGAAGGACTTAACACTGTGATGCGTGCCATGGTGGACCGTGAGGCTATGCACAGCCTGATGAATCTGAAGCCTTCACAGCATGTGGTGGGGGCCCAGACAGTGGGTTACAGGCCCTAG
- a CDS encoding HD domain-containing protein, translated as MIFNAIQFAADAHAGQYRKGTNIPYISHPVNVMKTLCQQGCDEETIAAGILHDVVEDTPVTLEMVEQHFGKRVARLVAGASEQDKITDKHLPEPDWKVRKQRTLHHLEQESDLSVLMISCADKLDNARAILHDYREKGEELWSRFKAGKDEQKWYYSSLAGVLVKRGNEHGNPLLKMALELETTVNQIFLS; from the coding sequence ATGATCTTCAATGCCATTCAATTCGCTGCCGATGCCCACGCAGGACAATACCGAAAGGGCACCAATATCCCCTATATTTCCCACCCTGTAAATGTGATGAAAACCCTGTGTCAACAGGGATGTGATGAAGAAACCATTGCCGCCGGCATTCTCCATGATGTGGTGGAAGATACGCCCGTTACCCTTGAAATGGTGGAACAACACTTCGGAAAAAGGGTGGCCCGGTTGGTGGCCGGCGCCTCGGAACAGGATAAAATTACAGACAAACACCTGCCCGAACCCGACTGGAAAGTACGCAAGCAGCGGACCCTGCACCACCTGGAGCAGGAATCCGACCTTTCGGTCCTGATGATATCCTGCGCCGACAAGCTCGACAATGCAAGGGCCATTCTGCACGATTACCGGGAAAAGGGCGAAGAACTCTGGTCGCGTTTTAAAGCAGGTAAAGACGAACAAAAATGGTACTATTCTTCCCTGGCCGGGGTACTGGTAAAAAGGGGAAACGAACACGGAAACCCGTTGCTGAAAATGGCGCTGGAACTTGAAACCACCGTGAATCAGATATTCCTGTCCTGA
- a CDS encoding IPT/TIG domain-containing protein → MKAILRNLLLISLLSLLVKCNKDEVTGRDYPRIKTLPVTEITPDGARFNAEIIFRGNFEVINYGFVWSEYINPAIENSDRVIYSDNIDSKNFTETIETALKENVSYYVRAFIKTKDFIVYGENISFLSLGSKAPKIQDVFPLEGTVGDTLTIRGKNFSYVNQNNDIFFNNFKTKALASTDSLILVVVPEITTPTNIISVSVTGNSAGFPDSFIITTPLIYSVHPESVTFADTIEINGDCFSQLIEANKVFLGNTQASVITSSKKRLKIIVPNELEKSSNELRIVLGGREAVFESVLIKPPAIFSINSDLIKTFDVENMTITGENFNPLPQKNKVSFGEHQVKIISSTGTQLVVEFPRSLIPLREVSVFETLDVSVSVLDQNFTLEEALRVDYKSTWTKMRDFPGNPRIYGAYFSIGDKGYIGLGGGSEFGSWYKDFWEYDPVTDIWIRLEDFPGDARNKFATFVIGEKAYIICGTKGNQYTPDYNLSEVWEFNGITRTWTRKNDFPGGARFSPFGFSIGSYGYAGGGAYGNYEEKMDFWKYDPVTDTWSQLNDIYYGIWNEDMLTISSSNTAHILAKYYGSYGGSRYFWEYDEVNDSWTELSHCPIGSREMSGFRINNKIYAGLGLFSSFDGSNVWIDYDIASNTWNYSDNVFAGGYRRNASTFTIGNTGYILLGLSGSHYANRNDVWKFDPSKPD, encoded by the coding sequence ATGAAAGCAATCTTAAGGAACCTTCTGTTGATCTCATTGCTGAGTTTGCTGGTAAAGTGTAATAAAGATGAGGTTACCGGTCGCGATTATCCAAGAATAAAAACACTTCCCGTTACCGAAATTACCCCGGATGGTGCAAGGTTTAATGCAGAAATAATTTTTCGGGGCAATTTTGAAGTAATTAATTACGGATTTGTATGGAGTGAATATATAAATCCGGCAATAGAAAACAGCGACAGGGTCATATACTCAGATAATATTGATTCTAAAAATTTTACAGAGACAATAGAAACTGCCTTGAAAGAAAATGTTTCCTATTATGTTCGGGCATTTATTAAAACAAAGGATTTTATCGTTTACGGGGAGAATATAAGCTTCCTGAGCCTGGGGAGCAAGGCTCCCAAAATACAGGATGTTTTTCCGCTTGAAGGAACAGTAGGAGATACATTAACAATCAGGGGAAAAAACTTCAGTTATGTTAACCAAAACAACGATATTTTTTTCAACAACTTTAAAACAAAAGCATTAGCAAGCACTGATTCCCTGATTCTGGTTGTAGTTCCTGAAATTACCACTCCGACCAATATTATTTCAGTCAGCGTTACCGGTAATTCCGCTGGTTTCCCGGATTCTTTCATTATCACAACTCCCCTGATTTATTCTGTTCATCCTGAATCAGTAACATTTGCAGATACAATTGAAATAAACGGTGATTGTTTCAGCCAGTTGATTGAAGCAAACAAGGTCTTTCTTGGGAATACACAAGCCAGTGTTATAACGTCTTCCAAAAAAAGATTAAAGATTATTGTGCCTAATGAACTGGAAAAATCTTCCAATGAACTCCGGATCGTTTTAGGCGGGAGAGAAGCCGTTTTCGAATCCGTTTTGATTAAACCACCAGCAATTTTTTCAATAAATAGCGATCTGATTAAGACGTTCGATGTTGAAAATATGACAATTACCGGTGAAAATTTTAATCCATTACCTCAGAAAAACAAAGTTTCTTTTGGTGAGCACCAGGTAAAAATTATTTCATCAACCGGCACCCAATTAGTCGTTGAATTCCCGAGAAGTCTGATTCCTCTCAGGGAAGTCAGTGTTTTTGAAACCCTGGATGTTTCAGTAAGTGTTCTTGATCAGAACTTTACCCTGGAAGAAGCGTTAAGAGTTGATTATAAAAGTACTTGGACAAAAATGAGGGACTTCCCGGGTAATCCAAGGATATATGGTGCGTATTTTTCAATAGGCGATAAAGGATACATTGGACTGGGAGGTGGTAGTGAATTTGGAAGCTGGTACAAAGACTTCTGGGAATACGATCCTGTTACGGATATATGGATCCGGCTTGAAGATTTTCCCGGTGATGCAAGAAATAAGTTTGCCACTTTTGTAATCGGAGAAAAGGCATATATAATTTGTGGTACAAAAGGCAATCAATATACCCCGGACTACAACTTAAGCGAAGTCTGGGAGTTTAATGGAATTACCCGCACCTGGACCCGGAAAAATGATTTTCCGGGGGGAGCAAGATTCAGTCCATTCGGATTTTCAATCGGCAGTTATGGTTATGCCGGAGGCGGCGCTTATGGTAATTACGAAGAAAAAATGGATTTCTGGAAATACGATCCGGTTACGGATACCTGGAGTCAATTAAACGATATTTACTATGGCATCTGGAACGAAGATATGCTCACGATCTCCTCTTCAAATACGGCGCATATTCTTGCGAAATATTACGGAAGCTATGGCGGAAGCAGGTATTTCTGGGAATACGATGAAGTGAATGACAGCTGGACAGAACTATCCCATTGTCCGATCGGAAGCAGAGAAATGAGCGGATTCAGGATAAATAATAAAATTTATGCCGGTTTGGGTCTGTTTTCCAGCTTTGATGGTTCAAATGTCTGGATTGATTACGACATCGCCTCAAATACCTGGAATTATTCGGACAATGTATTTGCCGGCGGTTACAGAAGAAATGCTTCCACTTTTACAATAGGGAATACGGGGTATATTCTCCTGGGGCTCTCAGGAAGTCATTATGCAAACAGGAATGATGTCTGGAAATTTGATCCCTCAAAACCGGATTGA
- a CDS encoding outer membrane beta-barrel protein, whose translation MKNKIIFVITFFVLLANSSFSQSDFRNGFIITPENDTIYGQVNYRSNLNNYKSCIFIGEQEGRKYYPHEIKGFGYNNDKFFASQIIEGSFVEALVIGDISLYKSKDKYHIKKDTSIYDLESSREEVKIGRKVYVRESNKWRGIISALISDCYYNTTDIISNINLNEKSLTNLVVEYNQCKGSAFKEFKTKKPWINYDWGAAVGLARSEIQISKYSTYYLYLDDSYCSVDPSAGILFTISSPRITEKFAFQGEIHYIKSGYSSLVVLNQSSTEYYDTYIDLTTLSMPLSLKYSFPEKKYGLYLQGGINYDYHLNSETKLMTEIVSGNVVNTYPERSAFKINNNQIGYWAGIGILKSYPKFKAGIAVRYFEMSALNSTGIFKASNNRIMINLILITK comes from the coding sequence ATGAAAAATAAAATCATATTTGTAATTACATTTTTTGTATTACTGGCTAATAGTTCTTTCAGCCAGAGTGACTTCCGGAACGGATTTATAATAACTCCGGAGAATGATACGATTTATGGTCAGGTAAATTATCGGTCAAACCTGAATAATTATAAATCTTGTATATTCATAGGTGAACAAGAAGGCAGGAAGTACTATCCGCATGAAATTAAAGGATTTGGATATAATAATGATAAATTCTTCGCATCTCAAATTATTGAAGGCTCTTTTGTGGAAGCATTAGTAATTGGTGATATCAGCCTTTACAAATCCAAAGATAAATATCATATAAAAAAAGACACGAGCATTTATGATTTGGAATCTTCCCGTGAAGAAGTGAAAATAGGCAGGAAAGTCTATGTGAGGGAAAGCAATAAATGGCGTGGTATAATATCTGCTTTGATTAGCGATTGTTATTATAATACGACTGATATTATTTCGAATATTAATCTGAATGAGAAGAGTTTAACAAACTTAGTTGTCGAATATAATCAATGCAAAGGTTCAGCGTTTAAAGAATTCAAGACAAAAAAACCGTGGATAAATTATGATTGGGGAGCTGCTGTTGGCCTGGCAAGGTCTGAGATTCAAATAAGTAAATATTCAACGTATTATCTATATCTTGATGACTCCTATTGCTCCGTTGATCCTTCAGCAGGAATTCTTTTCACTATTTCTTCACCCCGAATTACAGAAAAATTTGCTTTCCAGGGGGAAATTCATTACATAAAATCCGGTTACTCATCCCTGGTTGTGCTGAATCAGTCATCAACAGAATATTATGACACTTATATTGACCTGACAACATTATCAATGCCCCTTTCATTAAAGTACTCTTTCCCTGAAAAAAAATACGGATTGTATTTACAAGGTGGGATCAACTATGATTATCATCTGAATTCAGAGACGAAACTGATGACTGAGATTGTTTCGGGAAATGTTGTAAATACATATCCTGAGCGATCAGCGTTTAAGATTAATAACAATCAAATCGGATATTGGGCAGGAATTGGTATTCTTAAATCATATCCAAAATTTAAAGCCGGCATCGCTGTCCGCTATTTTGAAATGTCCGCACTTAACAGTACCGGAATTTTCAAAGCAAGTAACAATCGCATTATGATAAATCTTATTCTTATCACAAAATGA
- the cas2 gene encoding CRISPR-associated endonuclease Cas2, translated as MYVILVYDVGEKRVGKMLKLCRKYLNWIQNSVFEGEISEVKLEELKSKARAFMDEECDSLIFFKSRDSKWLYKEIVGNERSNLDIII; from the coding sequence ATGTATGTGATATTGGTTTATGATGTTGGTGAGAAACGTGTTGGAAAAATGCTTAAATTGTGTCGCAAATATTTGAATTGGATTCAGAATTCGGTATTTGAAGGTGAGATTAGCGAAGTAAAGCTGGAAGAGTTAAAAAGTAAGGCCAGGGCATTTATGGATGAAGAGTGCGACAGTTTGATATTTTTTAAATCGCGTGACAGCAAATGGCTGTACAAGGAAATAGTTGGAAATGAGCGGAGTAATTTAGATATTATCATTTGA
- the cas1b gene encoding type I-B CRISPR-associated endonuclease Cas1b — protein MKKTYYLFNPGNLSRKDNTLQFVPTDEEGNEGPPRYLPVENVAEFYTFGSLQANSSLYNFLGKNGISVHFFDYYENYTGSFMPRDGLLSGRMIVKQVETYTNSAKRIEIARKFIDGASYNMIKNLKYYHNRGKDLSEIISAIENLASSIGLCKKTDELMGLEGNIRQYYYEAFNLIINNFEMGNRTKQPPQNEINALISFGNMMCYSQCLRAIHQTQLNPTISYLHSPGDRRYSLALDLAEVFKPLLVDRVIFKVLNKREIQSTDFDQKLNRVILNEKGKKTFISSFEEKLNETIQHRTLKRSVSYRHLIKLECYKLSKHILEIEEYKPFKAWW, from the coding sequence ATGAAGAAGACCTACTACTTGTTTAATCCCGGGAATCTGTCGCGCAAAGACAACACCCTGCAATTTGTTCCTACGGATGAAGAAGGCAACGAAGGTCCGCCCCGCTATCTTCCGGTAGAAAACGTGGCGGAGTTTTACACTTTCGGTTCACTTCAGGCCAATAGCAGTTTGTATAACTTTTTGGGTAAGAATGGAATAAGTGTTCACTTTTTCGATTATTACGAAAACTACACCGGTTCATTTATGCCTCGCGACGGATTATTATCAGGCAGAATGATTGTAAAGCAGGTGGAGACATACACCAATTCAGCCAAAAGGATTGAAATTGCCCGCAAGTTTATTGATGGGGCCAGTTACAATATGATAAAAAACCTGAAGTACTATCATAACCGGGGCAAGGATCTTTCAGAGATAATTTCCGCGATTGAAAATCTTGCATCTTCAATCGGTTTATGTAAAAAGACCGATGAACTGATGGGGTTAGAAGGCAACATCAGGCAATACTATTACGAAGCATTTAATCTCATTATCAATAATTTTGAGATGGGAAACCGCACAAAGCAACCTCCACAAAACGAAATAAATGCGTTGATTTCGTTTGGCAATATGATGTGCTATTCCCAATGTTTAAGGGCGATACATCAAACACAATTGAATCCTACGATAAGCTATCTGCATAGTCCGGGCGACCGCAGGTATTCGCTGGCTCTTGATCTTGCCGAAGTATTTAAGCCGCTGTTGGTTGATCGGGTGATTTTTAAAGTGCTGAATAAAAGAGAGATACAAAGCACAGATTTTGATCAGAAGCTTAACCGTGTTATCCTGAACGAAAAGGGGAAAAAGACATTTATTTCCTCTTTTGAGGAGAAGTTGAATGAGACCATTCAGCACAGAACGTTAAAGCGGAGTGTAAGTTACCGGCATCTGATCAAGCTGGAATGTTACAAGCTAAGCAAACATATACTTGAAATTGAGGAGTATAAACCATTTAAAGCCTGGTGGTAG
- the cas4 gene encoding CRISPR-associated protein Cas4, protein MRITGTHFSYYIICHRKLWLFANGMQMEHTSELVEMGKLIHETSYPSRSNRYEEVEIGGIKVDYYDARQGVIHEIKKSDKIEAAHEMQLRYYLWVFEQHGIKASHGILEYPKLRKTEEIFLSDVDRAEFPGIMAEIEEICQRGHCPEKEKMSICKHCSYYDFCWSGEE, encoded by the coding sequence ATGCGCATCACCGGTACCCACTTTAGCTATTACATCATCTGCCACCGCAAATTGTGGTTATTTGCCAACGGTATGCAAATGGAACATACCTCAGAGCTGGTTGAAATGGGAAAACTTATCCATGAAACATCCTATCCTTCCCGCAGCAACCGTTACGAAGAGGTAGAAATCGGTGGAATTAAGGTAGATTATTACGATGCACGGCAAGGGGTGATTCACGAAATAAAAAAGTCAGACAAAATTGAAGCTGCACATGAAATGCAGCTCAGGTATTACTTGTGGGTTTTTGAGCAGCATGGCATCAAAGCCAGTCACGGAATACTTGAATACCCCAAACTCAGAAAAACGGAAGAAATATTTCTGAGTGATGTTGACAGGGCGGAGTTTCCAGGCATTATGGCCGAAATTGAGGAAATATGCCAGAGAGGACATTGCCCGGAAAAAGAAAAAATGAGCATTTGCAAACATTGCTCTTATTATGATTTTTGCTGGAGTGGTGAAGAATGA
- a CDS encoding CRISPR-associated protein Cas7 yields the protein MTTIYIRTLKRAEHTVFCVQDGQKYYYDSQFNRRIPYSSGQQIKRSVLDKLSNLISEQPAPTTFLFDVNTKGELKEGEVFTTCDPAYPDQLFGGWMKAAKGGNEKTVKRRSPLSISAMRGLHPLLAGVDSENISFDRSDRPNNQVIVRNEKGEALTTEQIEALLTGKDRSLSRKWIPDNRRAGGLFVQDIAIDLRRLFSVTLNTFEPEISPETEARLREAEWIPSANIFGPCLVAPVTVREKLIPALAEAIIEWSITSNQARTFSLMETLAITISDNANKIAASIRAKLSEEEENKAYPIVEEELDGVSTYVSLAAGGYIRTKSETYDALEKAKQKLIDLMMAFDYENQL from the coding sequence ATGACAACTATTTACATCAGAACGCTTAAAAGAGCAGAACACACTGTTTTTTGTGTTCAGGACGGACAAAAATATTACTACGACTCACAGTTTAACCGCCGCATTCCCTATTCAAGTGGTCAACAAATAAAACGTTCGGTTCTCGATAAACTGAGCAACTTGATTAGCGAGCAACCTGCTCCAACTACCTTTCTATTCGATGTCAATACCAAAGGTGAATTGAAGGAAGGGGAAGTTTTTACAACATGCGATCCCGCATATCCAGATCAATTATTTGGCGGATGGATGAAAGCGGCAAAAGGAGGAAATGAAAAAACTGTAAAACGTAGAAGTCCACTTTCAATCTCGGCAATGCGTGGATTGCATCCGCTTTTGGCTGGTGTTGATAGTGAAAACATCTCTTTTGATCGTAGTGACCGCCCAAATAATCAGGTAATTGTTCGGAATGAAAAAGGAGAAGCATTGACGACTGAACAAATTGAAGCATTGCTCACCGGAAAAGATCGTAGTTTGAGCCGTAAATGGATTCCTGACAACCGTCGTGCTGGAGGTTTATTCGTTCAGGATATTGCTATCGACTTGCGCCGGTTATTTTCTGTAACCTTAAATACTTTTGAACCCGAAATATCACCAGAAACCGAAGCCCGTTTACGCGAAGCAGAATGGATACCATCGGCTAATATTTTTGGACCTTGTTTGGTTGCGCCAGTGACTGTTCGCGAAAAATTAATACCAGCATTGGCCGAAGCCATTATAGAATGGAGCATTACATCAAATCAGGCACGTACATTTAGTTTGATGGAAACTTTAGCCATAACCATCAGCGATAATGCCAACAAAATTGCTGCCAGCATCCGTGCCAAACTATCAGAGGAGGAAGAAAACAAAGCCTATCCGATTGTTGAAGAAGAATTGGATGGCGTTTCTACTTATGTTTCACTTGCGGCGGGTGGCTACATCCGAACTAAATCAGAAACCTACGATGCATTGGAAAAAGCCAAGCAAAAACTCATCGACCTGATGATGGCTTTCGATTACGAAAATCAATTATAA
- a CDS encoding CRISPR-associated helicase/endonuclease Cas3, translating into MIWPEIKAKGKPDFTPLVTHLQQVAVVAEQVAIGVGVDPILARYGAILHDIGKAHPEFQRRMDGEFRMGDLPFRHEISSCLFLSLFPDEMQPAMIDMVIAHHKSIRKDARDKGLLDLTEEREPEEIFEFHAGDWEGWSTKALDILAELGIVVNPISKQEAKTKFFFVYDYCLKIFKQKGYSMNRGLLQAADHFASALIDKTEIYSKRLFKKPNLNFFARTHPLYPLSLKSAESDKPHTIVVACTGAGKTDFLFRRCEGRVFYTLPFQASINAMFYRISNDLASDNPELDIRLLHSASTLAIKGNSIEEKIIQGHIGSSIKILTPHQIAGIVFGTSGYEATLIDIKGCDVILDEIHTYTDITRAIVLKIVHVLKDLGCRVHIGTATMPTFLYNQILELLGKENVFEVQLDDEELDKFDRHTVHKLDSWESAFPLINQAIDEDKKVLLVCNRVQSAQQAFYSITQLHPNIPAILLHSRFKRGAREQKEKQLIGKDKNGRTTGEFNTSTKTCIVVATQVVEVSLDISFDLMVTECAPLDALIQRFGRINRIRNEKTKDIRKPVYVIQPPETTDEAKPYDLKILQDSFGQLPNGEVLHERDIQRKIDNVFPKIEMPEIEEHAIFKKTGEWTINRLTHRPKSFLLERLEIDSVTCIVEADEQPYLTANFEVRMQMEIPIRYWSVHKFNQLREGNKPFIVPDSAYSEEAGLNLETLKTSKSDINYQIL; encoded by the coding sequence ATGATTTGGCCTGAAATCAAAGCAAAAGGGAAACCTGACTTTACCCCATTGGTTACCCACCTGCAACAGGTAGCTGTTGTTGCTGAACAAGTAGCTATTGGAGTAGGTGTTGATCCTATTTTAGCTCGTTATGGCGCCATTCTTCATGACATTGGCAAAGCCCATCCTGAATTTCAACGAAGGATGGATGGAGAATTCCGCATGGGTGATTTGCCCTTTCGCCACGAAATCAGCTCTTGCCTGTTCCTGTCTTTGTTTCCTGATGAGATGCAACCTGCCATGATTGATATGGTAATTGCCCATCACAAGTCTATCAGAAAAGACGCTCGTGATAAAGGATTGTTGGATTTAACCGAAGAAAGAGAGCCGGAAGAAATATTCGAATTTCATGCTGGAGATTGGGAGGGGTGGAGTACTAAGGCATTGGATATTCTTGCAGAGTTAGGAATTGTTGTAAACCCAATCTCAAAACAGGAAGCAAAAACGAAATTCTTCTTTGTGTACGACTATTGCCTGAAGATCTTTAAGCAAAAAGGTTATTCCATGAATCGTGGACTGTTGCAGGCTGCCGACCATTTTGCTTCAGCACTAATCGATAAAACAGAAATTTATTCAAAACGGTTGTTTAAAAAGCCCAATTTAAATTTTTTCGCCCGTACTCATCCGCTTTATCCGCTTTCGTTAAAATCGGCAGAATCTGATAAACCTCATACTATTGTGGTAGCTTGCACCGGAGCGGGGAAAACTGATTTTCTTTTTCGGCGATGCGAAGGACGTGTGTTTTATACGCTTCCGTTTCAGGCTTCAATTAATGCCATGTTTTACCGGATTTCGAACGATCTGGCTAGTGATAACCCGGAACTGGATATCCGATTGCTGCACTCTGCTTCTACTTTGGCGATTAAAGGAAATTCAATTGAGGAGAAAATCATACAAGGACATATTGGTTCATCCATCAAAATATTAACCCCACATCAGATTGCCGGGATCGTTTTCGGAACAAGCGGATACGAAGCTACATTAATCGACATCAAAGGGTGCGATGTGATTTTGGATGAAATCCACACTTATACCGACATTACCCGGGCTATTGTTTTAAAGATCGTTCATGTTCTGAAAGATTTGGGATGCCGCGTTCACATTGGAACAGCCACCATGCCCACTTTCCTGTACAATCAGATTCTTGAATTATTGGGGAAAGAGAATGTATTTGAAGTGCAACTTGACGATGAAGAACTGGACAAATTTGATAGGCACACCGTTCATAAACTTGATTCATGGGAATCGGCTTTCCCGTTGATCAATCAGGCAATCGATGAAGATAAAAAGGTTTTGTTGGTTTGTAACAGGGTGCAGTCGGCACAACAGGCTTTTTATTCCATTACACAATTGCATCCAAATATACCGGCTATTCTTTTACACAGCCGCTTTAAGCGTGGGGCTCGTGAACAAAAGGAAAAGCAACTGATTGGAAAAGATAAAAATGGCAGAACAACAGGGGAATTCAACACCTCTACCAAAACTTGTATTGTGGTTGCGACACAGGTTGTTGAAGTTAGCCTCGACATTAGTTTCGATTTAATGGTGACAGAGTGCGCCCCACTTGATGCCTTAATCCAACGTTTTGGGCGGATCAACCGGATAAGAAATGAAAAAACAAAAGATATTCGGAAACCAGTGTATGTGATACAACCCCCTGAAACCACTGATGAAGCCAAACCCTACGATTTGAAAATTCTGCAAGATAGCTTTGGCCAACTACCCAATGGTGAAGTTCTGCACGAACGTGACATTCAGAGAAAAATAGATAATGTGTTCCCTAAGATTGAAATGCCCGAAATTGAAGAACATGCCATTTTTAAGAAAACTGGAGAATGGACGATCAACCGCCTGACCCACCGCCCTAAATCGTTTTTACTTGAACGGTTGGAGATTGACAGTGTAACTTGTATTGTGGAAGCCGATGAACAACCCTATCTAACGGCCAACTTCGAGGTTCGGATGCAAATGGAAATACCTATTAGATACTGGTCGGTACATAAGTTTAATCAATTGAGGGAAGGGAACAAACCGTTTATTGTACCCGATTCGGCCTATTCTGAAGAAGCCGGGCTGAATTTGGAAACATTGAAAACATCTAAATCAGATATAAACTATCAAATACTATAA
- the cas6 gene encoding CRISPR-associated endoribonuclease Cas6, protein MRIHLKVDGNGIFVPFDHQPKLVGTIHKWLGLNDEHGKLSFYSFSNLENGKATSKGLLFQNGTSFFFSSHSIDLIKKMISGIQSDPQIFDGLSVVEIVIQEDPDLKNRNHFFVASPIFIKRQVSDKVEHILYTDPKSGEYLEHTLQTKMKKAGISDDTLNIKFDSTYNKASSKLVNYNGIKNRANWCPVIIEGKSETKLFAWNVGLGNSTGIGFGAIK, encoded by the coding sequence ATGAGAATACATTTAAAAGTAGATGGAAATGGAATCTTTGTGCCATTTGATCATCAGCCCAAACTTGTTGGAACAATTCATAAATGGCTGGGCTTGAATGATGAACACGGGAAATTATCATTCTATTCATTTTCCAATTTAGAAAATGGGAAAGCGACTTCAAAAGGATTACTATTTCAAAATGGAACATCCTTCTTTTTTAGCAGCCACAGTATTGATTTGATCAAGAAAATGATTTCTGGAATACAGTCAGACCCACAGATATTCGATGGCTTATCAGTAGTTGAAATAGTTATTCAGGAAGATCCTGATTTAAAAAATAGAAATCACTTTTTCGTTGCCAGTCCGATTTTCATTAAAAGGCAGGTATCAGATAAGGTTGAACATATTCTATATACTGATCCCAAATCGGGAGAATATCTGGAGCATACCTTACAGACAAAGATGAAAAAAGCAGGGATAAGCGACGATACACTGAACATTAAGTTTGACAGCACATATAACAAGGCTTCATCTAAGTTGGTAAATTATAACGGTATTAAAAACCGGGCCAACTGGTGTCCTGTAATCATTGAAGGAAAATCGGAAACAAAACTGTTTGCCTGGAACGTCGGATTGGGTAATTCAACCGGAATCGGATTTGGGGCAATCAAATGA
- a CDS encoding HIRAN domain-containing protein, whose product MNRLEFLKQILAVSGGFWLAGKRADEKPAEKPEPGSLGIMPVAGYRYYDGKKIENRIKPGDKARLKREPENKYDRDAIAVYIMGQKIGYIPRRHNPVIALMMDQQANVSATIAYVNEEEEEEGRVWVEVSV is encoded by the coding sequence ATGAACAGACTGGAATTTTTGAAACAGATTCTGGCAGTATCCGGCGGATTCTGGCTGGCAGGAAAGCGTGCTGATGAAAAACCGGCGGAGAAACCGGAACCCGGTTCGCTCGGTATAATGCCGGTAGCCGGTTACAGGTACTATGATGGAAAAAAGATTGAAAACAGGATAAAACCCGGGGATAAAGCCCGGCTGAAGCGTGAACCCGAAAATAAGTACGACCGCGATGCCATAGCTGTTTACATTATGGGGCAAAAAATCGGATACATCCCACGCCGGCATAATCCCGTGATTGCCTTAATGATGGATCAGCAAGCAAACGTAAGCGCAACCATTGCATACGTTAATGAAGAGGAAGAGGAAGAAGGAAGGGTTTGGGTGGAGGTGAGTGTTTGA